A single region of the Anaerococcus urinomassiliensis genome encodes:
- a CDS encoding sensor histidine kinase codes for MKNLALKKLKSLALVLILASFLISNFFSIKNKKDAQSNFYENALSFLLLKENEADFLDTLEQFNNTHPQTSVVFVDSNNEIYYNPSKLNAGRIKSKAKLAKTPTKTIKVYDGLLGYRLSFVSNTDKLLALSTRNNISYYLSFPLLVGHLFLGLITYLYINKKEAKNIDSYTSRLKIKYVDHLLKSKDYEEFSNILLAYNDRIDRLEDENYILSSKLKEFTSITSNMKEGFILFDGLGNVELINDSAKTYLGVDNTVRITNLIDDREYSLALREASILKRSKDVDINLNGYNLRIFIDPLSTYSKKAFAMIIIDNTEEKRAEQMRREFSANVTHELKSPLTSINGYAELIATGIAKENDIKKFSQIIYKEGNRLLEIIDDILKISRLDEQNFERSFEEVDIYDVVSETVEKYDRIACGKDLTVTNKVKPYKIYTSKSLFYDLVSNLFDNAIKYNKVSGSITVDYDLGDNSYFLIIKDTGIGMSQADQKRVFERFYVVDKSRKRNQKSTGLGLSIVKHICSYLSYDIKVESKINEGSKFIIEIPLELDREI; via the coding sequence ATGAAAAATCTTGCATTAAAAAAGTTGAAAAGTCTAGCCTTAGTCCTTATACTGGCTAGCTTTTTAATCAGCAATTTTTTTTCCATAAAAAACAAGAAGGATGCTCAAAGTAATTTTTACGAAAATGCTTTGAGCTTTCTTTTACTTAAGGAAAATGAAGCTGACTTTTTAGATACATTAGAACAATTTAATAATACACACCCTCAGACATCTGTAGTGTTTGTAGATAGCAATAATGAAATTTACTACAATCCTAGCAAATTAAATGCTGGTAGGATTAAATCCAAGGCCAAACTTGCTAAGACTCCCACAAAGACCATAAAGGTTTATGATGGACTCTTGGGCTATAGGTTAAGTTTTGTGTCAAATACTGATAAGCTTCTTGCCTTAAGTACCAGAAATAATATTAGTTATTATTTGTCATTTCCCTTACTTGTTGGTCACTTATTTTTAGGTCTAATAACTTATTTATATATTAATAAAAAAGAGGCTAAGAACATTGATTCTTATACATCTAGACTTAAGATAAAATATGTAGACCATCTATTAAAAAGTAAGGATTATGAAGAGTTTTCTAATATATTACTTGCTTATAATGATAGAATTGATAGACTAGAAGATGAGAACTACATTCTTTCATCAAAGCTTAAGGAGTTTACATCTATTACTTCAAATATGAAGGAAGGTTTTATATTATTTGATGGCTTGGGCAATGTCGAGCTAATTAACGATTCTGCAAAAACCTACCTAGGGGTAGATAATACTGTAAGGATTACAAATCTAATAGACGACAGGGAGTATAGTCTGGCTCTTAGGGAAGCTTCAATATTAAAACGCAGTAAAGATGTGGATATAAACTTAAATGGCTACAATTTGCGTATATTTATAGACCCACTTTCAACTTATTCCAAAAAAGCCTTCGCAATGATAATAATAGACAATACTGAGGAAAAAAGAGCTGAACAGATGAGAAGGGAATTTTCAGCTAATGTAACTCATGAGCTAAAAAGCCCTCTAACGTCTATAAATGGCTATGCAGAGTTAATTGCGACTGGTATAGCAAAAGAAAATGACATCAAAAAATTTAGTCAAATTATCTACAAAGAAGGCAACAGACTACTTGAAATAATTGATGATATTCTTAAGATTTCAAGGCTTGATGAGCAAAACTTTGAGAGATCTTTTGAGGAAGTTGATATTTATGATGTTGTATCGGAAACAGTAGAAAAATATGACCGTATAGCTTGTGGTAAAGATTTGACTGTGACAAATAAGGTCAAACCATATAAAATTTATACTTCTAAATCTTTGTTTTATGATTTAGTTTCAAATCTTTTTGATAATGCCATAAAGTACAATAAGGTATCTGGTAGTATCACAGTGGATTACGACCTAGGAGATAATTCTTATTTTCTGATAATTAAGGATACTGGTATAGGCATGAGCCAAGCTGATCAAAAGAGAGTTTTTGAGAGGTTTTATGTGGTGGATAAGTCTAGGAAAAGAAATCAAAAATCAACCGGACTTGGCTTATCTATAGTAAAACATATTTGTTCATATTTATCTTATGACATCAAAGTGGAATCCAAGATTAACGAAGGAAGTAAGTTTATTATAGAGATACCCCTAGAACTTGATAGGGAAATATAG
- a CDS encoding response regulator transcription factor, with the protein MIYVVEDDKSIRNLVDYALSEKGYQIKTFEDGLDIVELIKKEGGELLILDIMLPGKDGIEILEEIREFSDIPIILLTARTDEFDKVLGLESGADDYITKPFSILELISRVKAILRRSSKKDNDHVNYDNITVNTRKRTVKVDGKPIDLTFKEFEMLLLFMNNMGNVITREDFLLKIWGYDYEGETRTVDVHIASLRNKLLEGGKHIKTVRNLGYKFGDI; encoded by the coding sequence ATGATTTATGTAGTTGAAGATGACAAGTCTATAAGAAATCTCGTTGATTATGCTCTATCAGAAAAAGGCTATCAAATAAAGACTTTTGAAGACGGTTTAGATATTGTAGAGCTAATTAAAAAAGAAGGTGGAGAGCTTTTAATCCTAGACATCATGCTACCAGGCAAAGATGGTATAGAAATTCTTGAAGAAATCCGAGAATTCTCTGATATACCTATAATCCTTCTTACAGCAAGAACGGATGAATTCGACAAGGTATTGGGTCTTGAGTCGGGAGCCGATGATTATATTACAAAACCTTTTTCCATCCTTGAGCTCATTTCAAGGGTCAAGGCAATTTTGAGAAGATCTAGCAAAAAAGATAATGATCATGTAAACTACGATAATATTACAGTCAACACTAGAAAAAGAACTGTAAAAGTTGATGGCAAACCTATAGATTTGACCTTCAAAGAGTTTGAAATGCTATTATTATTTATGAATAATATGGGCAATGTCATTACTCGTGAAGACTTCTTATTAAAGATTTGGGGTTACGATTATGAGGGGGAAACTCGTACAGTGGATGTACATATAGCTTCTCTTAGAAACAAGCTCCTAGAAGGGGGTAAGCATATAAAAACAGTTCGAAATCTAGGATACAAATTTGGAGACATATGA
- a CDS encoding 4Fe-4S dicluster domain-containing protein has protein sequence MKESYIDILHIRRMAFEHIAKIAYENRPITDIGLEVYDILPGESATYRENIFRERAVMGERLRMGIGLDARTADKTDAITEGLDQMDVKERIYHPPLVSVIKIACEACPENKVTVTDQCKACIGHPCVNVCPKNAITYTSEGSIIDQDKCIKCGKCVDACPYNAINHQKRPCAESCGVKAIHSDELGRAQIDSDKCVACGRCISTCPFGAISDKSEIYQLIKAIQADKKVYAILAPSFVGQFGPNVSPKQIREAIKALGFTDVIEVGLGADLTTMNEAHEYLEKVPTGEFPFMGTSCCFSWKMMVRNQFPEINDYISESSTPMIYTGLQMKKRDPDCKVVFVGPCISKKLEALEEEVAEVIDFVITFEELLGMFLAKGVEPSEIQVEEEMMDASETGRNYAVKGGVAEAVVKRAKEIRPGIDIAVEGADGLSNCVKLAQLAKLGKMDGKLIEGMACFGGCVGGPGTVVADTKTGKAVRAFAKESIYRSPADNDKIPAEDRPDDEKLKVSEDKE, from the coding sequence ATGAAGGAATCTTACATAGATATATTACATATAAGAAGAATGGCCTTTGAGCATATAGCAAAGATTGCATATGAAAATAGGCCAATTACAGACATAGGACTTGAAGTTTACGACATATTACCTGGTGAATCTGCCACATATAGAGAAAATATTTTCCGTGAAAGAGCTGTAATGGGTGAGAGACTTCGTATGGGTATTGGCCTAGATGCAAGGACTGCTGATAAGACTGATGCTATTACAGAAGGCCTGGATCAAATGGATGTAAAAGAGAGAATCTACCATCCACCATTGGTAAGTGTAATAAAGATAGCTTGTGAAGCTTGTCCAGAAAATAAGGTTACTGTTACAGACCAATGTAAGGCATGTATTGGCCATCCTTGTGTTAATGTTTGTCCAAAAAACGCTATAACATATACATCAGAAGGTTCAATCATAGACCAAGATAAGTGTATCAAATGTGGTAAATGTGTTGATGCCTGCCCATACAATGCCATCAACCACCAAAAACGCCCATGTGCTGAAAGCTGTGGGGTTAAGGCTATACATTCTGATGAGCTTGGCAGAGCACAAATAGATTCAGATAAGTGTGTTGCTTGTGGTAGATGTATATCCACTTGTCCATTTGGTGCTATATCTGATAAGTCAGAAATCTACCAACTTATCAAAGCCATCCAAGCAGACAAAAAAGTATATGCTATACTTGCACCATCATTTGTAGGCCAATTTGGCCCAAATGTTAGCCCAAAACAGATTAGAGAAGCTATCAAAGCGCTTGGATTCACTGATGTAATAGAAGTAGGCCTCGGCGCTGACCTAACAACTATGAACGAGGCTCACGAATATCTTGAAAAAGTACCAACAGGAGAATTTCCATTTATGGGTACAAGCTGTTGCTTCTCATGGAAGATGATGGTTAGAAATCAATTCCCAGAAATAAATGATTATATTTCTGAATCTTCAACACCTATGATATACACAGGTTTACAAATGAAAAAACGTGACCCAGATTGTAAGGTTGTATTTGTTGGACCATGTATATCCAAAAAGCTAGAAGCCTTGGAAGAAGAAGTAGCCGAAGTTATTGACTTTGTAATAACCTTTGAAGAGCTTTTAGGAATGTTCCTAGCTAAGGGAGTTGAACCATCAGAAATACAAGTAGAAGAAGAAATGATGGATGCGTCAGAAACTGGCCGAAACTACGCTGTAAAAGGTGGAGTAGCAGAAGCTGTAGTAAAACGTGCCAAAGAAATCAGACCAGGCATCGATATAGCTGTAGAAGGTGCAGATGGCTTGTCTAACTGTGTTAAACTTGCTCAACTAGCAAAATTAGGCAAGATGGATGGCAAACTAATAGAAGGAATGGCGTGCTTTGGAGGATGTGTTGGAGGACCTGGTACTGTAGTTGCTGATACCAAGACAGGCAAGGCTGTTCGTGCCTTTGCCAAGGAATCTATCTACAGATCTCCAGCAGATAACGACAAAATCCCAGCGGAAGACAGACCAGATGATGAGAAATTAAAAGTAAGCGAAGATAAGGAATAA
- a CDS encoding Veg family protein — MEQRSVNDIRRQVKDNIGKEVILKADMGRKRIKTKTGVIVDAFPSVFTVKVNNDFDVERTVSYSYSDILTSTVELLSAE, encoded by the coding sequence ATGGAGCAAAGGTCAGTTAATGATATCAGAAGGCAAGTCAAAGACAATATCGGCAAAGAAGTAATTCTTAAAGCTGATATGGGCAGAAAACGCATCAAAACCAAAACTGGTGTCATTGTAGATGCATTCCCTAGCGTTTTTACTGTAAAAGTTAACAACGATTTTGACGTAGAACGAACAGTTTCATATTCTTATTCAGATATTTTAACATCAACTGTTGAGCTATTAAGTGCAGAATAG
- a CDS encoding substrate-binding domain-containing protein: MTLKNSKIIAAALSLGLVLSACGNNAAENKKEEPAATTEENTEAKKTEEEPKEETKEETKEEPAAKEATKDTANQADYDFSVISREEGSGTRGAFIELVGLEEEAADGTKEDKTTVDAVVQNSTNGVMTSVAQDPNAIGYISLGSLNDTVKAVKVEGVEATEENIVNGSYKISRPFNLAYKEDKLNDISKDFLAYCLSTEAQEIVKEEGYVPLSDTKAYEGAEGLSGSITVAGSTSVTPLMEKFIEAYKELNPDVQIDLQSTGSSSGIEATIDESADIAMASRELKDEEKEQLTPEVIATDGIAVVVNTESKVEDLTVEQLRQIFSGEITNTGDLK; encoded by the coding sequence ATGACACTTAAAAATTCAAAAATAATTGCAGCAGCTTTATCCCTAGGATTAGTATTATCTGCATGTGGTAACAACGCAGCTGAAAATAAAAAAGAAGAACCTGCAGCTACAACAGAAGAAAATACAGAAGCTAAAAAAACTGAAGAAGAACCTAAAGAAGAAACTAAAGAAGAAACTAAAGAAGAACCTGCAGCTAAAGAAGCTACAAAAGATACTGCTAATCAAGCAGACTATGACTTCTCAGTAATCTCAAGAGAAGAAGGTTCAGGTACAAGAGGAGCTTTCATCGAACTTGTTGGTCTTGAAGAAGAAGCAGCAGATGGCACAAAAGAAGACAAAACAACAGTTGATGCTGTAGTTCAAAACTCTACAAACGGAGTAATGACATCAGTAGCTCAAGATCCAAATGCTATCGGCTATATTTCTCTTGGTTCACTAAACGATACAGTTAAAGCTGTAAAAGTAGAAGGCGTTGAAGCAACAGAAGAAAACATTGTAAATGGTTCATACAAAATTTCTAGACCATTTAACCTTGCTTACAAAGAAGATAAACTAAACGATATTTCAAAAGACTTCTTAGCTTACTGCCTATCAACAGAAGCTCAAGAAATTGTTAAAGAAGAAGGTTATGTACCTCTAAGCGATACAAAAGCTTATGAAGGAGCTGAAGGTTTAAGCGGTAGCATCACAGTTGCTGGTTCTACATCAGTTACTCCATTAATGGAAAAATTCATCGAAGCTTACAAAGAACTTAACCCAGATGTACAAATCGACCTACAATCTACAGGATCATCTTCAGGTATTGAAGCAACAATAGACGAATCAGCAGACATCGCTATGGCTTCAAGAGAACTTAAAGATGAAGAAAAAGAACAACTTACACCAGAAGTTATCGCAACAGATGGTATAGCAGTAGTTGTTAATACTGAAAGTAAAGTTGAAGATTTAACAGTTGAACAGCTAAGACAAATCTTCTCTGGAGAAATTACAAATACTGGAGATTTAAAATAA
- the pstC gene encoding phosphate ABC transporter permease subunit PstC — protein MKNFKERFGEIIFLISAAMSVILILLIIFFIFRSGIKFVSKYGLVPFITGSKWAPTAKPASFGIFPMIVGSIIVTLVSTLIALPFGLAVSIYMAYYADKSYGFLKSLINLMAAIPSVVYGFFAMVVLAPLIGKIFRAPQYNMLTASILLSIMILPTMVNISENSLRQVPKSFYTGSLALGATKEETIHQVMIPYAKSGIFSSIILAIGRAIGETMAVYLVIGNQPRMPDSILKGARTLTTNIVLEMGYASGMHRESLIATGMVLFFFILIINILFNIIRDKNESKL, from the coding sequence ATGAAAAATTTTAAGGAAAGATTTGGAGAAATCATATTCCTTATATCAGCAGCAATGTCCGTAATACTTATTTTATTGATTATATTCTTTATCTTTAGATCAGGAATAAAATTCGTAAGTAAATACGGACTTGTTCCATTTATAACGGGTTCTAAATGGGCCCCAACAGCAAAGCCTGCTAGCTTTGGAATATTTCCTATGATAGTAGGCTCTATTATAGTAACGCTAGTGTCAACGCTTATAGCCCTACCTTTTGGCCTAGCTGTTTCTATATATATGGCATATTATGCTGATAAAAGTTATGGATTTCTAAAATCACTAATCAATTTAATGGCAGCTATCCCATCGGTAGTATATGGTTTCTTTGCTATGGTTGTGCTTGCACCACTCATAGGAAAGATATTCCGTGCACCACAGTACAATATGCTAACAGCATCCATACTACTTAGTATTATGATTTTGCCTACAATGGTAAATATATCAGAGAACTCTCTGCGTCAAGTACCAAAATCTTTTTATACAGGTTCCCTTGCACTCGGAGCAACAAAAGAAGAAACTATTCACCAGGTTATGATACCATACGCAAAAAGTGGTATTTTCTCTTCGATAATTCTTGCCATAGGACGTGCTATAGGTGAAACAATGGCTGTATATCTAGTAATAGGTAACCAACCGAGAATGCCAGACTCCATTTTAAAGGGAGCTAGAACCCTTACAACAAACATAGTTTTGGAAATGGGTTACGCATCAGGAATGCACAGAGAATCACTAATTGCCACAGGCATGGTGCTATTCTTCTTCATATTAATAATAAATATCTTATTTAATATCATCAGAGATAAGAACGAAAGTAAGCTATAA
- the asnA gene encoding aspartate--ammonia ligase, with amino-acid sequence MTQVIFPQGYKSNKDLYTTQLLIKEIKDYFQINLANNLNLKRVSAPLFVSTESGLNDNLNGHEGPVIFDVPNAGKEELEIVHSLAKWKRYALKKYDFKVHEGLYTDMNAIRRCEVPDNTHSFYVDQWDWELIINKEDRNEVYLKEIVEVIYRTLKSLDEYLSTLIPDRHKLLKDQITFITTEELLQKYPEIEDATERERLAAKEYGAIFLMQIGGKLSNGQKHDNRAPDYDDWLLNGDIIVYNPVLDNQIELSSMGIRVDPHRLNEQLKLSNNLERLKYEYHRMLIEGKLPLTIGGGIGQSRLCMFFLQKAHIGEVQVSYWPDQHRKALENRGIYLL; translated from the coding sequence ATGACACAAGTAATTTTTCCACAAGGATATAAGTCAAATAAAGACTTATATACCACCCAACTATTGATAAAAGAAATAAAAGACTATTTTCAAATAAACTTAGCAAACAATTTGAACCTAAAAAGAGTCAGTGCGCCACTTTTTGTATCCACAGAATCTGGCCTAAATGACAACCTAAACGGCCACGAAGGACCAGTAATCTTTGATGTGCCAAACGCTGGCAAGGAAGAACTTGAGATAGTTCACTCCTTAGCCAAATGGAAAAGATACGCCCTTAAAAAATATGACTTCAAAGTTCACGAGGGCCTATATACAGATATGAACGCCATTAGGCGTTGCGAAGTTCCAGACAATACCCATTCATTTTATGTAGACCAATGGGATTGGGAGCTTATAATAAATAAGGAAGATCGAAACGAAGTATACTTAAAAGAAATAGTAGAAGTAATATATAGAACCTTAAAATCTCTAGATGAATACTTATCTACACTTATTCCAGATAGGCACAAACTTTTAAAAGATCAAATAACCTTCATTACTACAGAAGAGTTACTACAAAAATATCCTGAAATCGAGGATGCAACCGAAAGAGAAAGGCTTGCGGCCAAAGAATATGGGGCAATATTTTTAATGCAAATAGGTGGCAAGCTATCAAACGGCCAAAAGCACGACAACCGCGCCCCAGACTACGACGATTGGCTACTAAATGGTGACATAATAGTATATAACCCAGTCCTTGATAACCAGATAGAGCTATCATCAATGGGTATAAGAGTAGATCCACACAGGTTAAACGAACAACTTAAGCTTTCAAATAACCTAGAAAGACTAAAATACGAATACCACAGGATGCTAATAGAAGGAAAGCTACCTCTTACCATAGGTGGAGGTATAGGCCAATCTAGACTATGTATGTTCTTCTTACAAAAGGCACACATAGGAGAAGTCCAAGTATCCTACTGGCCAGACCAGCACAGAAAGGCTCTAGAAAACAGAGGCATATACTTACTATAA
- the pstA gene encoding phosphate ABC transporter permease PstA, with translation MTKPYKIFVMLFTFLAYAFSGIIIAYILIQGIPNISPGLFEWQYTSKNVSIMPALVTTLFTIILTLLITLPMGIFTAVYLSNYAKNKHFIKAVRFSTEILSSIPSIVYGLFGYLFFVSGVNMGLGMGYSLIAGCLTIAIMILPTIIRTTEEAINTVNPLQAHASLALGATKIQTIFKVVIPEAMDGILGGIFLATGRIVGESAALIYTMGTQPSVPTSLKNSGRTLAIHMYMLSSEGFHVKEAYATAVLLLIFVIVINWISGRITKELVK, from the coding sequence ATGACAAAACCATATAAAATTTTTGTAATGTTATTTACTTTTTTGGCGTATGCTTTTAGTGGAATAATCATAGCTTATATTTTAATCCAAGGTATTCCAAATATATCACCTGGATTATTTGAATGGCAATACACATCAAAAAATGTTTCCATTATGCCAGCATTAGTAACGACATTATTTACAATAATTTTAACATTATTAATAACACTACCAATGGGTATATTTACAGCAGTATACCTATCAAACTATGCAAAAAACAAGCATTTTATAAAAGCAGTAAGATTTTCGACAGAAATCTTATCATCAATCCCATCAATTGTTTATGGTCTTTTCGGTTACTTATTCTTTGTAAGTGGAGTAAACATGGGACTTGGTATGGGATATTCATTGATTGCAGGTTGCTTAACAATTGCAATTATGATCTTACCTACGATTATTAGAACTACAGAAGAAGCGATAAATACAGTAAACCCACTACAAGCTCACGCATCCCTTGCCCTAGGAGCTACAAAAATCCAAACAATATTTAAAGTAGTTATACCAGAGGCTATGGATGGTATCTTGGGGGGTATATTTCTTGCAACAGGTAGGATTGTAGGTGAATCAGCAGCACTGATTTACACGATGGGAACCCAACCTTCTGTACCAACCAGCCTCAAAAACTCAGGTAGAACCCTAGCTATACACATGTATATGCTTTCTTCAGAAGGTTTCCACGTTAAGGAAGCTTACGCAACAGCAGTATTACTGCTAATTTTCGTAATTGTAATCAACTGGATATCAGGTAGAATTACAAAAGAATTAGTTAAATAA
- a CDS encoding phosphate signaling complex PhoU family protein — protein MRTRYRQDLDSVRLMANELMELVILCYDKIDLYLENQNKKNLEEVVELNDDIRRNAADIERFCFELLALQQPVARDLRFLQMSIKLASTYKRISSHLAQAAMILLEYSLTDEENDFVKRFIVNERQMAKNSIESFVNNDNDLGLKTIEDDEVNNALFEEAISYIADQNKKNAIGPMELSEKVLLYKYFERLGDRLARVGDLATRL, from the coding sequence ATGAGAACTAGATATAGACAAGATCTAGATTCTGTTAGATTAATGGCAAATGAGCTAATGGAGCTGGTTATCCTTTGCTACGATAAAATTGATTTATACTTAGAAAACCAAAATAAAAAAAATCTTGAAGAAGTCGTTGAATTAAACGATGATATCAGAAGAAATGCAGCTGATATAGAAAGATTTTGCTTTGAGCTACTGGCTTTGCAACAGCCAGTAGCCAGAGACCTTAGATTTTTGCAAATGAGTATAAAACTTGCAAGTACCTATAAAAGGATTTCCAGCCACCTAGCCCAAGCCGCTATGATTTTATTAGAATATAGCCTAACAGATGAAGAAAATGATTTTGTAAAAAGATTTATTGTAAATGAAAGACAAATGGCTAAAAATAGTATCGAAAGTTTTGTAAACAACGACAATGACCTTGGCTTAAAAACTATTGAAGATGATGAGGTAAACAACGCCTTATTTGAAGAGGCAATTTCTTATATAGCTGATCAAAACAAGAAAAATGCAATTGGACCTATGGAATTATCCGAAAAAGTGTTATTATATAAGTACTTTGAACGACTTGGAGATAGATTAGCAAGAGTAGGCGATCTAGCAACGAGGTTGTAG
- a CDS encoding aminopeptidase → MEYKRKNVWLNIDDNEKNELEEISKDYINFLNTAKTERLAAKEIIKRAEEKGFVDINEKIASKSLKAGDKVYALNKNKGVALFVIGSEDIENGMAIVGAHTDSPRLDLKPVPLSEDSNLAYFKTHYYGGVKKYQWTTIPLELHGVIYTKSGEKLEISIGDKDDEPVFTISELLIHLSRKLMDKSAREVIEGEQLKILVGSIPLKDESDNPVKKNILRILNEKYGIIEEDFITAEFEAIPAIKARNAGLDNSMIIGHGHDDRVCSYSALNAILSVENPKKTLVGLFVDKEEIGSTGATGMGSHFFENTVLELLNINDKANLISLKRALANSKVLSADVTAAYDPNFKDVSELDNSAQFGCGVALTKYTGSGGKGGSNDANAEYLQEVRSAFDKDEVIYQTGELGAVDAGGGGTIAYILAEYNMDVVDCGTPVVSMHAPTELISKADLYSTCKAYKAFYENI, encoded by the coding sequence ATGGAATATAAAAGAAAAAATGTGTGGCTAAATATTGATGATAATGAAAAAAATGAGCTTGAAGAAATATCAAAAGATTATATCAACTTTCTAAACACAGCCAAAACCGAAAGACTTGCTGCCAAGGAAATCATCAAAAGAGCTGAAGAGAAGGGCTTTGTGGACATTAATGAAAAAATTGCATCAAAAAGCCTAAAAGCAGGTGATAAGGTATATGCCCTAAACAAAAACAAGGGTGTTGCTTTATTTGTAATTGGTAGCGAAGATATAGAAAATGGAATGGCTATTGTAGGAGCACATACAGATAGTCCAAGACTTGACCTCAAACCAGTTCCTCTTTCTGAAGATTCAAACCTAGCATATTTTAAAACCCACTATTATGGTGGAGTTAAAAAGTACCAATGGACAACTATTCCACTAGAACTTCATGGGGTAATATACACAAAATCTGGTGAAAAGTTAGAAATTTCAATAGGGGATAAGGACGATGAACCAGTATTTACAATATCAGAACTTCTAATCCACCTATCAAGAAAACTAATGGATAAATCTGCCAGAGAAGTTATAGAAGGTGAACAATTAAAAATATTAGTTGGTTCAATTCCACTAAAAGATGAATCTGACAACCCGGTTAAGAAAAACATCCTAAGAATCCTAAATGAAAAATATGGCATAATTGAAGAGGACTTCATAACAGCAGAATTTGAAGCTATTCCTGCTATCAAGGCAAGAAATGCAGGACTTGATAACTCTATGATAATAGGCCACGGCCACGATGATAGAGTTTGCTCTTACTCGGCCTTAAATGCGATATTAAGTGTAGAAAACCCAAAGAAAACTCTAGTAGGACTCTTTGTTGATAAGGAAGAAATTGGATCAACTGGAGCAACAGGCATGGGATCACACTTCTTTGAAAATACAGTTCTTGAGCTATTAAATATAAATGATAAAGCAAATCTAATATCATTAAAACGTGCCCTAGCTAATTCAAAAGTACTTTCTGCAGACGTAACAGCTGCCTATGATCCAAACTTTAAAGATGTATCAGAGCTTGATAACTCTGCCCAATTTGGATGTGGAGTTGCCCTTACAAAATATACAGGTTCAGGTGGAAAAGGTGGCAGTAACGATGCCAATGCAGAATACTTGCAAGAAGTAAGATCTGCTTTTGATAAGGATGAGGTAATCTATCAGACAGGTGAACTTGGTGCAGTAGATGCTGGTGGTGGCGGAACAATTGCCTATATACTAGCAGAATACAACATGGATGTAGTTGACTGTGGTACTCCAGTTGTCTCAATGCACGCTCCAACAGAATTGATTTCAAAGGCTGATTTGTACTCAACTTGCAAGGCCTACAAAGCATTTTACGAAAATATTTGA